In one Cytophagia bacterium CHB2 genomic region, the following are encoded:
- a CDS encoding cold shock domain-containing protein, translating to MPRGRVKWFNENKGYGFIEPLAGGEEVFVHFSVIQMDGFKTLPQGTEVEFEYVAGEKGPQATKVTKV from the coding sequence ATGCCGCGCGGCCGTGTGAAGTGGTTTAACGAGAACAAAGGTTACGGATTCATCGAGCCGCTGGCAGGCGGTGAAGAGGTGTTCGTTCATTTCTCGGTTATTCAAATGGATGGTTTCAAAACGCTGCCGCAAGGCACCGAAGTCGAGTTCGAATATGTGGCGGGCGAAAAAGGCCCGCAAGCGACAAAAGTCACGAAAGTGTAA